Genomic DNA from Fibrobacter succinogenes:
CGGCTACAACATGGGTGACTACTTCAAGCACTGGATCGAAATCGGCAAGAAGTCCACTGAAGACAAGCTTCCGAAGATCTTCTACGTGAACTGGTTCCGTAAGGATGCCAACAACGAAAAGCTTCCGGGTGGCTTCATGTGGCCGGGTTACGGCGACAACAGCCGCGTGCTCGCATGGATCTTCGACCGCTGCAACGGTGTTGACAATGCTAAGGAAACTCCGATCGGTTACATGCCGAAGGACGGCGCCATCAATACTGAAGGCCTCGCTGACTACTATAAGGAAACTCTCCCGGAAATCACGAAGGTTGACGTTGAAGGCTGGAAGAAGGAACTCGCTGACGTTAAGGAAAATCACTATCCGAAGTTCGGCAAGCACCTCCCGAAGGAACTCTCCGAAATCATCGACATGATCCAGGATCGTTTGAACAAAGCTTAATAAGGCGAGTGAAGCGGGAACAAACTTGTTTGTTCCCATTTCCGAGCCGATAGGCTTGCGCTCGTAGAGCGCAACGCATAATGTTCAAAGCGGCCTAGAGTTGCGAACTTAAATGCCCTTGCGATGAAAGT
This window encodes:
- a CDS encoding phosphoenolpyruvate carboxykinase domain-containing protein, whose translation is GYNMGDYFKHWIEIGKKSTEDKLPKIFYVNWFRKDANNEKLPGGFMWPGYGDNSRVLAWIFDRCNGVDNAKETPIGYMPKDGAINTEGLADYYKETLPEITKVDVEGWKKELADVKENHYPKFGKHLPKELSEIIDMIQDRLNKA